The following coding sequences lie in one Arachis hypogaea cultivar Tifrunner chromosome 4, arahy.Tifrunner.gnm2.J5K5, whole genome shotgun sequence genomic window:
- the LOC112795812 gene encoding probable protein phosphatase 2C 35 isoform X1 yields MGCVNGKCCNRYSTPSEGGSRDYRELGPYRAQRKHILTQRPLEVATVPSHNFTLEYSVLTQRGYYPDSPEKENQDSFCIRTQIQGNHSVHFFGVYDGHGQFGGQCANFVKDRLVETLSSDPALLEDPVKAYTSAFLTTNYELHNSDVDDSMSGTTAITVLVIGDTLYVANVGDSRAVLAVKDGNRIIAEDLSSDQTPFRRDEYERVKLSGARVLSVDQVEGLKDPNIQTWGDEESQGGDPPRLWVQNGMYPGTAFTRSVGDNLAETIGVIAVPEVSTVQLTPNHLFFVVASDGIFEFLSSQTVVDMAASYSDPRDACAAIAGESYKLWLEHENRTDDITIIIVQIKGLSNLGSSQVGSGDINASMLTRSKRGNGTSETSTTTVSEVSRSVRSGISDLQTCQHAVSMRSPAIVAPSPTVFK; encoded by the exons ATGGGCTGTGTCAATGGCAAGTGTTGTAACCGGTACTCCACACCGTCAGAGGGTGGCTCCAGGGACTACAGAGAACTTGGCCCTTACCGTGCACAAAGGAAGCACATACTCACTCAGAGACCATTGGAGGTAGCTACTGTTCCTTCACATAACTTCACTTTGGAGTATTCTGTTCTAACCCAGAGGGGATACTACCCTGATTCACCTGAGAAGGAAAACCAAGATAGTTTCTGCATTAGGACTCAGATTCAAGGTAACCACAGTGTCCATTTCTTTGGTGTGTATGATGGTCATGGTCAATTTGGTGGACAGTGTGCAAACTTTGTTAAGGATAGGTTAGTAGAAACATTGTCTAGTGACCCTGCATTGTTGGAGGACCCTGTTAAGGCTTACACTTCTGCATTCTTAACAACGAATTACGAACTGCATAACAGTGACGTTGATGATTCAATGAGTGGTACCACTGCAATTACAGTGCTTGTTATTGGTGATACCCTTTATGTAGCTAATGTTGGTGACTCAAGAGCAGTGCTAGCTGTTAAGGACGGGAATAGAATTATTGCTGAGGACTTGTCCTCGGATCAGACACCGTTCCGGAGAGATGAATATGAGAGAGTGAAGCTTTCTGGGGCAAGGGTGTTGAGTGTTGATCAGGTAGAAGGGCTTAAGGATCCAAATATCCAAACTTGGGGCGACGAAGAGAGTCAGGGTGGCGATCCTCCAAGGTTGTGGGTTCAAAATGGAATGTATCCTGGAACTGCTTTCACAAGGAGTGTTGGGGATAATTTGGCAGAGACTATCGGTGTCATTGCTGTTCCTGAGGTGTCAACAGTCCAGCTTACACCGAATCAtctattctttgttgttgcaagTGATGGGATATTTGAGTTCCTATCAAGCCAAACTGTTGTTGACATG GCAGCAAGCTATTCAGATCCCCGTGATGCGTGTGCCGCCATTGCTGGAGAGTCATATAAACTATGGTTGGAACATGAGAACCGAACAGATGATATAACAATTATCATTGTTCAGATCAAAGGCCTGTCAAAT TTAGGTTCATCTCAAGTTGGATCAGGTGACATCAATGCCAGTATGTTAACAAGGTCCAAGAGGGGAAACGGAACATCAGAGACATCCACTACTACTGTGTCGGAAGTTTCTCGTTCTGTGAGGAGTGGAATCTCCGATTTACAGACATGTCAGCATGCAGTCTCAATGAGAAGTCCAGCTATAGTCGCTCCCTCACCAACTG TGTTCAAATAG
- the LOC112795812 gene encoding probable protein phosphatase 2C 35 isoform X2, whose product MGCVNGKCCNRYSTPSEGGSRDYRELGPYRAQRKHILTQRPLEVATVPSHNFTLEYSVLTQRGYYPDSPEKENQDSFCIRTQIQGNHSVHFFGVYDGHGQFGGQCANFVKDRLVETLSSDPALLEDPVKAYTSAFLTTNYELHNSDVDDSMSGTTAITVLVIGDTLYVANVGDSRAVLAVKDGNRIIAEDLSSDQTPFRRDEYERVKLSGARVLSVDQVEGLKDPNIQTWGDEESQGGDPPRLWVQNGMYPGTAFTRSVGDNLAETIGVIAVPEVSTVQLTPNHLFFVVASDGIFEFLSSQTVVDMAASYSDPRDACAAIAGESYKLWLEHENRTDDITIIIVQIKGLSNVHLKLDQVTSMPVC is encoded by the exons ATGGGCTGTGTCAATGGCAAGTGTTGTAACCGGTACTCCACACCGTCAGAGGGTGGCTCCAGGGACTACAGAGAACTTGGCCCTTACCGTGCACAAAGGAAGCACATACTCACTCAGAGACCATTGGAGGTAGCTACTGTTCCTTCACATAACTTCACTTTGGAGTATTCTGTTCTAACCCAGAGGGGATACTACCCTGATTCACCTGAGAAGGAAAACCAAGATAGTTTCTGCATTAGGACTCAGATTCAAGGTAACCACAGTGTCCATTTCTTTGGTGTGTATGATGGTCATGGTCAATTTGGTGGACAGTGTGCAAACTTTGTTAAGGATAGGTTAGTAGAAACATTGTCTAGTGACCCTGCATTGTTGGAGGACCCTGTTAAGGCTTACACTTCTGCATTCTTAACAACGAATTACGAACTGCATAACAGTGACGTTGATGATTCAATGAGTGGTACCACTGCAATTACAGTGCTTGTTATTGGTGATACCCTTTATGTAGCTAATGTTGGTGACTCAAGAGCAGTGCTAGCTGTTAAGGACGGGAATAGAATTATTGCTGAGGACTTGTCCTCGGATCAGACACCGTTCCGGAGAGATGAATATGAGAGAGTGAAGCTTTCTGGGGCAAGGGTGTTGAGTGTTGATCAGGTAGAAGGGCTTAAGGATCCAAATATCCAAACTTGGGGCGACGAAGAGAGTCAGGGTGGCGATCCTCCAAGGTTGTGGGTTCAAAATGGAATGTATCCTGGAACTGCTTTCACAAGGAGTGTTGGGGATAATTTGGCAGAGACTATCGGTGTCATTGCTGTTCCTGAGGTGTCAACAGTCCAGCTTACACCGAATCAtctattctttgttgttgcaagTGATGGGATATTTGAGTTCCTATCAAGCCAAACTGTTGTTGACATG GCAGCAAGCTATTCAGATCCCCGTGATGCGTGTGCCGCCATTGCTGGAGAGTCATATAAACTATGGTTGGAACATGAGAACCGAACAGATGATATAACAATTATCATTGTTCAGATCAAAGGCCTGTCAAAT GTTCATCTCAAGTTGGATCAGGTGACATCAATGCCAGTATGTTAA
- the LOC112795815 gene encoding S-adenosylmethionine decarboxylase proenzyme 4-like: MATMMILGSNTRMLSCILNTPSLVPTLTLILFFTYKSQPPLNPFSHSKTNTIILLLLIMALSGFEGFEKRLELHFFGDDPFHYLGLRSLDFDQCINQTLQAVQCTVVSAVGNSFFDAYVLSESSLFVYPTKIIIKTCGTTQLLKSIQPLIFYADTQLGLTLRSCRYTRGSFIFPSAQPFPHTSFKDEVSYLEDTLPPTLHNRKASIMPSNSSSHAWHVFTATYYQQPHKPYTLEICMTDLDPILARKFFRPRNDGKTGDSAGKEMTEFTGIDQINQEALICDFAFDPCGYSMNAMHGEWYSTIHVTPEDGYSYASFECVGSTNNGMEIDVPHVFRKVIQIFRPGTMSVSITSAGGDLRRTVVSAVEAMGFKRRSCAMDEFPEAGSVVFQTFTAIRRKKKEVN, translated from the coding sequence ATGGCTACAATGATGATTCTTGGTTCCAACACCCGCATGCTTTCTTGTATTCTAAACACCCCTTCACTTGTTCCTACACTCACTCTAATTCTTTTTTTCACCTATAAATCCCAACCACCCCTTAATCCATTCTCTCACTCAAAAACAAACaccattatattattattattaataatggcACTGTCTGGCTTTGAAGGCTTTGAGAAACGCTTGGAGCTCCATTTCTTCGGTGACGACCCCTTCCATTATTTGGGTCTAAGAAGCCTTGACTTTGATCAATGCATAAACCAAACCCTGCAAGCCGTGCAATGCACGGTGGTTTCCGCCGTGGGTAACTCCTTCTTCGACGCCTATGTCCTCTCGGAATCAAGCCTCTTCGTGTACCCAACGAAGATCATAATCAAAACATGCGGCACCACACAGCTCCTGAAATCGATTCAACCATTGATTTTCTATGCTGACACCCAACttgggttgaccctgaggtcgtGCCGTTACACGAGGGGAAGCTTCATATTCCCAAGCGCACAACCTTTCCCTCACACAAGCTTTAAGGACGAGGTGTCCTACTTGGAGGACACCCTCCCTCCAACGCTTCATAACCGTAAAGCCTCCATAATGCCCTCTAACTCCTCCTCACATGCGTGGCACGTGTTCACAGCCACGTACTACCAACAACCGCACAAGCCCTACACCTTGGAGATCTGCATGACGGATCTTGACCCGATTCTCGCCCGAAAATTCTTCCGTCCTCGTAATGACGGAAAAACCGGTGACTCCGCCGGAAAAGAAATGACGGAGTTCACCGGGATCGATCAGATCAACCAGGAGGCGCTAATTTGCGACTTCGCGTTCGATCCGTGCGGTTACTCCATGAACGCCATGCATGGGGAGTGGTACTCTACCATCCACGTCACTCCTGAAGACGGTTACAGCTACGCGAGTTTCGAGTGCGTGGGGTCCACCAATAACGGAATGGAGATAGACGTGCCTCACGTTTTCAGGAAGGTCATTCAGATTTTCCGACCGGGTACCATGTCCGTTTCGATAACCTCCGCTGGCGGCGATTTGCGGAGAACGGTGGTGAGTGCGGTGGAGGCTATGGGGTTCAAACGCAGAAGTTGCGCCATGGATGAGTTCCCTGAAGCAGGTAGCGTTGTCTTTCAAACTTTCACGGCGATTCGCCGGAAAAAGAAAGAGGTTAATTAA